CGGATGCTTGCGAATTGATGGATGAAACCGAACTCGAAATTGTTGTGAAAGGTCTGCAGTTGTATGCGAAAGCGCTTTGGCAGCGCCGTCACAGTGAAATGTACATCATTCGACCTATTCTCCGCGACGACAATCCATTTATGGCCAAAATCATTCGCCAAGTCATGACCGAATACGGAGCTGTCGGTAAAGGATATTCGATCCAGGACAAAGAAGTCGACCGGATGTATGAATCGTTTGCCAATAAACAATCAGCTTATTTTGTCATAACCCGCCATGAACTGATCACCGGCGGCGGCGGCATCGCACCGTTAGTCGGAGGAGCAAAAAATATCTGTGAGTTAAAAAAAATGTACTTCATGCCGGAGTTGCGGGGGTTGGGTCTTGGCAAAAAACTCTTACGCTTGTGTCTCAAAACGGCTAAAGAACTGGGATACAAACAATGCTATCTTGAAACGCTGAACCGCATGACGGAAGCCAACCGTCTGTACCAAAAATTCGGTTTTGAACCTCTCCAGTCACCTATGGGTTCTACCGGCCATTTTAAATGCGATGCTTGGTATATACGGAATTTGTAACGCTCTGTAACTTTTCTATTGACCTCACCGTAAAATACTTGTATAATACAAATATTATGAAGCCCAAATCAGTTCATATCAAAACTGACAAGGATCTGGTCCAGCAATTTCATCGTGAAATTGTCGAACTGATCAAAAAATATCAGTTTCGCGACCGCAATGAGATGGTCGGACACGGTTTGACGGTCAGTCAATGTTATATCTTGGAAACACTCAACCAGCATGGAGCTCTTGAGATGCAGCAACTAGCCGATAAAATGCATCTGTCGATCAGCACCGTTACTCGTGCCGTTGAGCCTTTAGTCGTACAGAAATTAGTAGATCGGATCGTTGACCCAAACGATAACCGCGTACGCGTCATTGCCATGACTGAACGAGGCCAAACCCTATTTGAAAAACATTGGGAAGGAGTTTTGAAAGCTGAGAAAACCATTCTCGAAAGTTTTCCAGAAGAAAGCCGGGAGATGTTAATCGATTTCCTTCGAAAGCTCAATGCTGCTTTCGGCAATTGGCAACTGCAGAAAAAAACCAAAGACAATTGATCTAAAAAATTTTTTACCAAAATACTTGTAGTATACAAATATTAAATTAATAGAAGGAGTTTATCATGGAAACCCAAAAAGATGTTTCAGCCAGCAAAAAATACTTTGATGAAGTTGCCAATCGTTGGAATGACGTTCGTTTGACATTATTTTCTGATGGCGTTCGCGAGGCCGCCATTAAAGCTGCAGATGTTCAACCGGGACATCTGGCAGCCGACATCGGCGCGGGCACCGGTTTTATCACTGAAGGACTCTTACAAAGACATTTGCACGTCATTGCAGTCGATCAATCACCGGGAATGATTGAGGAAATGGAAAAAAGATTCGGCCATAACCCAAACGTCGAACTTCGAATCGGCGAATCGGCTTCGCTTCCGATCGATTCTCAATCGGTCGATTACGTTTTTGCGAATATGTATTTGCACCATGTCGAAACACCGCCCGATGCGATCAAAGAAATGGTTAGAATTTTAAAGCCGGGCGGAAAGCTAGTGATCACCGACGCTGATGAACATACTTATGAATTCCTCCGAACGGAGCAGCATGACCGCTGGCTTGGATTCAAACGCAGCGATATTCAATCGTGGTTTAAGAACGCCGGATTGAGCGATGTAAAGGTCGATTGCACCAACGAAAATTGCTGTCCAACTTCCGAAGATTCAGGTAAAAAAGTTGAAATCAGTATTTTTGTTGCTACAGGAACAAAAAAATAAGGCGAGATCACTATGTCCATGAATATCGATCGTCAGAAAATTCTGGCTGACGAATTTTTGGCGCTTCACCGCGCTCCTTCGATTCTGTTCCTTCCCAATGCATGGGATGTTGCCAGTTCAAAAGTTTTTGAACTTGAAGGGTTCAAAGCCATTGGCACTACGAGCGCCGGTATTGCTGCCTCGTTGGGGTATGCCGATGGTCAACGCATGAGTTTACACGAAAATATAAGCGTTGCTCGACGTATCATTCAGAGCACCTGTCTGCCTGTGACCGTTGATTTGGAAGCTGGTTATGCAGACTCTGTCGAAGGTATAGTTGCGTCGGTGCGCGAAGCCATGAATGTCGGCGCCATCGGAATTAACCTCGAAGACAGCTTTAACGGATCAATGTTTGATACAATATTACATCAGGAAAAAATCAAAGCAATTCGAGAGATGGCGATTACAACCGGCGTTCATTTGTTTATTAATGCGAGAACGGACAGTTATATGATAGTCGATGATCCAACTGAATGTTTACGACAATCCATTGAGCGTGGTAATGCGTACAAAGAAGCCGGAGCGGATGGTGTATTCGTTCCCGACGTCGGCTTGCTCGATCGAAAAGCTATTTCAATCCTGGTCAAAGAAATTAACGCACCTCTGAATATTCTTGCAGGGATTGCCACTCCGTCGATTTTGGAACTTCAGAATATTGGCGTCGCTCGTGTCAGCGTTGGCCCGCGACCGATGCGAGCGTTGCTAAGCGCTTTACGAAAAATGGCTCAAGAATGGGTAACTGATGGAACTTATAAACTTATGTCCGCATCAACTATTTCGTATTCGGAAGTCAATGAATGGTTTAATCGATAAATCATTAAAGATTTAATCGTTCCTGTTTTGTTTTATTGAGTAAATTCTGTTAATTTAACCACATAATTCAGAGTTAGCAATTCTCTTCAAGGAGTGACGTGTGGCACAAGTGGTACTTCTAAGAGGTGTGAACGTTGGCGGCCATAGAACTTTCCGTCCCACTAAATTAGCCGAACAATTGAAGCATCTCGACGTTATTAATATCGG
This genomic window from bacterium contains:
- a CDS encoding MarR family winged helix-turn-helix transcriptional regulator, with protein sequence MQLLEIVQSIREHSRQMVRELNMLGVTFRDTGLTHSEIHVLIEVRLHSVITAGELSDRLNMDKSTISRIVQNLQNQKLITINKASHDARQKNLKITPSGMKKIQHIDRMADTQVADACELMDETELEIVVKGLQLYAKALWQRRHSEMYIIRPILRDDNPFMAKIIRQVMTEYGAVGKGYSIQDKEVDRMYESFANKQSAYFVITRHELITGGGGIAPLVGGAKNICELKKMYFMPELRGLGLGKKLLRLCLKTAKELGYKQCYLETLNRMTEANRLYQKFGFEPLQSPMGSTGHFKCDAWYIRNL
- a CDS encoding MarR family transcriptional regulator, whose product is MKPKSVHIKTDKDLVQQFHREIVELIKKYQFRDRNEMVGHGLTVSQCYILETLNQHGALEMQQLADKMHLSISTVTRAVEPLVVQKLVDRIVDPNDNRVRVIAMTERGQTLFEKHWEGVLKAEKTILESFPEESREMLIDFLRKLNAAFGNWQLQKKTKDN
- a CDS encoding class I SAM-dependent methyltransferase; its protein translation is METQKDVSASKKYFDEVANRWNDVRLTLFSDGVREAAIKAADVQPGHLAADIGAGTGFITEGLLQRHLHVIAVDQSPGMIEEMEKRFGHNPNVELRIGESASLPIDSQSVDYVFANMYLHHVETPPDAIKEMVRILKPGGKLVITDADEHTYEFLRTEQHDRWLGFKRSDIQSWFKNAGLSDVKVDCTNENCCPTSEDSGKKVEISIFVATGTKK
- a CDS encoding isocitrate lyase/phosphoenolpyruvate mutase family protein gives rise to the protein MSMNIDRQKILADEFLALHRAPSILFLPNAWDVASSKVFELEGFKAIGTTSAGIAASLGYADGQRMSLHENISVARRIIQSTCLPVTVDLEAGYADSVEGIVASVREAMNVGAIGINLEDSFNGSMFDTILHQEKIKAIREMAITTGVHLFINARTDSYMIVDDPTECLRQSIERGNAYKEAGADGVFVPDVGLLDRKAISILVKEINAPLNILAGIATPSILELQNIGVARVSVGPRPMRALLSALRKMAQEWVTDGTYKLMSASTISYSEVNEWFNR